In the genome of Aphelocoma coerulescens isolate FSJ_1873_10779 unplaced genomic scaffold, UR_Acoe_1.0 HiC_scaffold_87, whole genome shotgun sequence, one region contains:
- the LOC138102582 gene encoding uncharacterized protein encodes MFTTSGLPGVSSEEPGTCKFPLKRELVIPLVRMDLKRHPELMVPLVPVDHPRTSVALPQKRSCTSSEQHTPAYSPSATPGSSAPSAPAGSAGWAAWTASSWAWNSPGDEELPPLDLDLVLKTLEEMLSPSLPERSPFAQDNRSVAPESSGREAGNRAAAEGALPGAMSCRKRSLEPEEPDIHLIYLSRRAALRGRKGPRESL; translated from the exons ATGTTTACCACCTCTGGACTTCCTGGGGTCTCATCTGAGGAACCAGGCACATGCAAATTTCCACTCAAGCGTGAGCTCGTCATTCCACTGGTTCGCATGGACCTTAAACGCCACCCTGAGCTCATGGTTCCACTGGTGCCTGTAGACCATCCGAGAACTTCCGTGGCCCTTCCGCAGAAGCGCAGCTGCACATCTTCAGAGCAGCACACCCCAGCCTACAGCCCATCAG CCACGCCAGGCAGTTCAGCccccagtgctccagctggcagtgctggttgGGCAGCGTGGACGGCCTCCAGCTGGGCTTGGAATAGTCCTGGGGACGAGGAATTGCCACCCCTGGATCTAGACCTTGTTCTTAAGACACTGGAGGAGAtgctgtcaccatccctgcctGAAAGGTCTCCCTTTGCTCAG gACAATCGTAGTGTTGCCCCTGAGTCTTCAGGAAGGGAGGCCGggaacagggctgcagcagagggagctttGCCTGGCGCCATGAGCTGCAGAAAGAGGTCCCTGGAGCCCGAGGAGCCTG ATATCCATCTGATCTACCTCTCCAGGAGGGCTGCCTTGCGTGGGAGGAAGGGACCGAGGGAGAGCCTGTGA